One part of the Thermovibrio ammonificans HB-1 genome encodes these proteins:
- a CDS encoding ParM/StbA family protein, whose amino-acid sequence MKALITDIGYGDTKYGFLKDGELQLRKFPTAVVRLGPALKTEVEVEGTSDEMVFEGVRYLVGEEAFFAGKPISTRKKGFIPTYAPLLIAKMIRDSGQEFDAIAVSVAISDYKREHIETLKKRISSFEINGKRYSFSEVYVFPQGYGIYRDVFPKKTDEAVFVVDIGFNTVDLSFYVNGKPRKEFFRGFPGYGTSRIIRNVIQRIREETGQLISEIEANEMMKRGGKIKLLGREYDFSSIIESEKEFYAEELFSEIEKELGESWTRASSRIVAGGGGYFIPEEFKEEMALIIPEAPEFSNVRGFLEVLNG is encoded by the coding sequence ATGAAAGCCCTAATAACAGACATAGGCTACGGGGACACTAAATACGGCTTTCTCAAGGACGGTGAGCTTCAGCTCAGAAAGTTCCCTACAGCAGTCGTCAGACTCGGCCCCGCCCTCAAGACGGAAGTAGAGGTGGAGGGGACTTCCGACGAGATGGTATTCGAGGGGGTCAGGTATCTTGTAGGCGAAGAGGCATTCTTCGCCGGCAAACCGATTTCGACCCGCAAAAAAGGGTTTATTCCCACTTACGCCCCGCTTCTCATTGCAAAGATGATAAGAGACTCCGGGCAGGAATTTGACGCCATTGCGGTATCGGTCGCCATCAGCGATTACAAAAGAGAGCACATAGAAACCCTCAAGAAGAGAATCTCCAGCTTTGAAATCAACGGAAAGAGATACTCCTTCTCCGAAGTCTACGTTTTCCCTCAGGGGTACGGAATATACAGGGACGTCTTCCCCAAGAAAACCGACGAAGCCGTTTTCGTGGTCGACATAGGGTTTAATACTGTCGACTTATCGTTCTACGTGAACGGGAAGCCTCGAAAGGAATTCTTCAGAGGCTTCCCGGGCTACGGAACTTCAAGGATAATACGCAACGTGATTCAGAGAATCAGAGAAGAGACCGGCCAGCTCATCTCGGAAATTGAGGCAAACGAGATGATGAAGCGGGGAGGGAAGATTAAGCTCCTCGGAAGGGAGTACGACTTCTCCTCGATTATAGAGAGCGAAAAAGAGTTCTACGCTGAAGAGCTCTTCTCCGAAATCGAGAAAGAGCTCGGGGAGAGCTGGACAAGGGCCAGCTCCCGGATTGTGGCCGGTGGAGGTGGATACTTTATCCCCGAGGAATTTAAGGAAGAGATGGCCCTGATAATCCCGGAAGCTCCTGAGTTTTCGAACGTAAGGGGCTTTTTGGAGGTGCTGAATGGATAA
- a CDS encoding GGDEF domain-containing protein produces MKTATLESVLRGFEALLSIIEDGRSPTPEVYAEYYEKASGRCETVALAVIESFQAFGKLLEEVIEGECRLSQKLAELVGKRGLTFAVELFKDCLTGVWNRRALSYYFAKVVLPTLSERTWSLAFIDLNNFKKINDTYGHLEGDRVLREFAQLLSGAFSGKGELVCRYGGDEFVVVSPCSPKEMGRKLEELLAFSDFAVGVTAVSPGDSLSSVIDRADRAMYRSKKTRKVEYA; encoded by the coding sequence ATGAAAACTGCGACTCTTGAGTCTGTTCTCAGAGGGTTTGAAGCTCTTCTCTCCATTATCGAGGACGGCCGCTCGCCTACTCCAGAGGTTTACGCAGAGTACTACGAGAAGGCTTCCGGCAGGTGCGAGACCGTCGCCCTTGCTGTTATCGAGAGCTTCCAAGCTTTTGGGAAGCTCCTTGAAGAGGTAATAGAGGGTGAGTGCAGGCTTTCGCAGAAGCTGGCAGAGCTTGTCGGGAAGAGAGGCTTGACCTTTGCGGTTGAGCTTTTCAAGGATTGTCTGACCGGAGTCTGGAATAGAAGAGCACTCTCTTACTACTTTGCCAAGGTTGTCCTGCCTACTCTCTCCGAGAGGACCTGGAGCCTCGCCTTTATAGACCTCAACAACTTCAAGAAGATAAACGACACCTACGGTCATCTGGAAGGGGATAGAGTCCTCCGCGAGTTCGCCCAGCTCCTTTCGGGGGCCTTTTCCGGGAAGGGAGAGCTTGTATGTAGGTACGGAGGAGATGAGTTCGTTGTGGTTTCTCCCTGCTCTCCGAAGGAGATGGGACGGAAGCTCGAGGAACTTCTTGCCTTTTCGGACTTTGCCGTCGGCGTTACGGCGGTGAGTCCGGGAGATTCCCTCAGCAGCGTTATCGACAGAGCCGACAGGGCAATGTATCGCTCAAAAAAAACGAGGAAGGTGGAGTACGCATGA
- a CDS encoding EAL domain-containing protein: protein MRPKFFFQKIYRPDGSLLGVELFVRDFTVSPFTDLFIFHCALEEVSVRDIPVPVHINLFASSVRFVRWDEIAEVFGNRIVVELVEKDVQLHLTAMDSLVHSGITYALDDFGNGSANYSVLRELHFPVVKVDVEFTPERVIQELKETFGVPCVVAEKTTSCPYADALQSFKLHRPEPIENLEESLALEIQKKA, encoded by the coding sequence ATGAGACCCAAGTTCTTCTTCCAGAAGATTTACCGCCCGGACGGCTCTCTTTTAGGCGTAGAGCTTTTCGTGAGGGATTTCACGGTCTCTCCGTTTACCGACCTCTTTATTTTCCACTGCGCCCTTGAAGAGGTGTCCGTCAGGGACATTCCGGTTCCGGTTCACATCAACCTGTTTGCCTCCTCGGTCAGGTTCGTCCGCTGGGACGAGATAGCCGAAGTTTTCGGAAACCGTATCGTCGTAGAGCTGGTCGAAAAGGACGTGCAGCTGCACCTGACTGCGATGGATTCCCTGGTCCACTCCGGCATTACCTACGCCCTCGACGACTTCGGGAACGGCTCGGCAAACTACTCTGTTCTCAGGGAGCTTCACTTTCCGGTGGTAAAGGTTGACGTTGAGTTTACTCCCGAAAGGGTGATTCAGGAGCTTAAAGAGACCTTCGGCGTCCCCTGCGTCGTTGCCGAGAAGACGACCTCGTGCCCCTACGCCGACGCCCTTCAGAGCTTCAAGCTCCACCGCCCCGAACCCATAGAGAACCTGGAGGAGAGCCTTGCCCTGGAGATTCAGAAAAAGGCCTAA
- a CDS encoding type IV secretory system conjugative DNA transfer family protein, with translation MPWRFRKRPKVFRSDREIAEWVGYPYQSGDVFLGYGLSLERRGPEKWEPVFVFVPRSLSVAHGLIHGMTRHGKSRLLERLAYNDILEGLSVVVIDPKGDSGLLETNLSACIKANRLRDFMFFSPIYPELSLRANFLYGLTPDEIVDVVIAGLPQSRDEFFIKIAEETTRAIVHAHFALGREEIRFVDIFSNIPQEELKKIENEITEKIAEGVKEREDAELLMKEIANSPRDYYSKVVSTLRTSISALCVGPIGELVGKARGNPIYERLMNGEPMVLHAYLGSLLSKGRAYVLSRLLLSTMVIYAGRYNSANKKFNPMLRVHADEASNVFFHGIEDLINKVGGTNFSCWFYTQSFNDIVARVGQEVAGMMFDNTHTKVVFKVDDANTIKRLVEIVPEVEKPRYFVRDGIDVMGGGKEPLIQPSQFGQLPVGVCYAYTEGKWYRLYNPVLVEDTKEAIDGVVAYAERLGKDPSAYIVEVRPPVKVENLFR, from the coding sequence TTGCCCTGGAGATTCAGAAAAAGGCCTAAGGTCTTCAGGAGCGATAGGGAAATAGCGGAGTGGGTGGGCTACCCCTACCAGAGCGGGGACGTCTTCCTCGGATACGGCCTCTCCCTTGAGAGGAGAGGCCCTGAAAAGTGGGAGCCCGTCTTTGTCTTCGTTCCCCGGAGCCTCTCTGTGGCCCACGGTCTAATTCACGGTATGACCAGGCACGGTAAGTCCCGCCTCCTTGAGAGGCTTGCTTACAACGACATTCTGGAGGGCCTCTCGGTAGTCGTGATAGACCCTAAGGGAGACTCGGGACTCCTTGAGACCAACCTCTCTGCCTGCATAAAGGCAAACAGGCTCAGGGATTTCATGTTCTTCTCTCCCATTTACCCTGAGCTCTCCCTGCGGGCAAACTTCCTCTACGGGCTTACTCCCGACGAAATCGTTGACGTCGTTATAGCAGGCCTTCCCCAGAGCAGGGACGAGTTCTTCATAAAGATTGCAGAGGAGACCACCAGAGCGATAGTCCACGCCCACTTTGCCCTCGGCAGGGAGGAAATCAGGTTCGTTGACATCTTCTCAAACATTCCCCAGGAGGAGCTCAAGAAGATTGAAAACGAAATCACGGAGAAGATTGCAGAGGGAGTCAAGGAGAGGGAAGACGCAGAGCTCTTGATGAAGGAGATTGCCAACTCCCCGAGGGACTACTACTCCAAGGTTGTCTCCACTCTGAGGACCTCTATATCGGCCCTCTGCGTCGGGCCAATCGGGGAGCTTGTGGGCAAGGCAAGGGGCAACCCCATATACGAGAGGCTAATGAACGGAGAGCCGATGGTTCTCCATGCCTACCTCGGCTCCCTCCTCTCAAAGGGCAGGGCCTACGTTCTCTCAAGGCTTCTGCTCTCAACGATGGTTATCTACGCAGGACGCTACAACTCGGCCAATAAGAAGTTCAACCCCATGCTGAGAGTCCACGCCGACGAGGCCTCAAACGTTTTCTTCCACGGTATTGAAGACCTCATAAACAAGGTGGGCGGCACCAACTTCTCCTGCTGGTTCTACACCCAGTCCTTCAACGACATAGTGGCAAGGGTGGGGCAGGAAGTAGCGGGAATGATGTTTGACAACACCCACACGAAAGTTGTCTTCAAGGTTGACGACGCCAACACCATAAAGAGGCTGGTTGAGATAGTTCCCGAAGTGGAAAAGCCCCGCTACTTCGTCAGGGACGGCATAGACGTCATGGGGGGCGGCAAGGAGCCTCTAATTCAGCCCTCCCAGTTCGGCCAGCTCCCCGTCGGAGTCTGCTACGCCTACACCGAAGGCAAGTGGTACCGCCTCTACAACCCCGTTCTGGTTGAGGACACCAAAGAGGCCATTGACGGGGTGGTTGCCTACGCAGAGAGGTTGGGGAAAGACCCCTCGGCCTACATCGTTGAGGTTCGCCCCCCCGTGAAAGTTGAAAACCTTTTCAGGTAG